The Oxalobacteraceae bacterium OTU3CINTB1 genome includes a window with the following:
- a CDS encoding ATP-binding protein, which produces MSFLTKRTLSLRHLLIILTAIGLLPMALLGVWSIHAASQYQLREQERSMLDLARALSSAADAELDASVAMLASAARAPTLMAGDIDGFYDVAFGLAEAQAEWQALILTDDKGNVLFNTAARRGAAPPRVVDTESLKRVLATRQPVVGHILRGSRGRAAFPVRIPVIDDDGALYTLTAVIRPDRIVQMIQRQSMPEGSVISIIDAAGKIVARSRNHEGAVAGAPSASLMQLIGSAKSENVGTATTLEGDEVVSAYTTLSHYGWTVVVGQPAEQLRTAAYQRLAVYGAGILISLGVCIGIASLLSARIVTTIKGLQTGAAALGTGAPVTVVPSRIAEFQLIGAALEEAERQRAAQERERALLLDSLQRAMENQEAALTRAREAGRAKDEFLAVLGHELRNPLSPIVTSLDLMDMRDEPGARRERAVMRRQTNHLRRLVDDLLDVSRITSGKLRIDARQVNFADVVRHAVAASPQPVTLSAPPALWVRGDDSRLTQVLNNLLSNAVRFGSDDTRVSLAADGGQARLVVSDNGIGMGRDLLARVFEPFMQAPQTLERRTGGLGLGLAIVRKLVELHGGAVTADSDGTGRGSRFEVVLPLSEAAADAPQDAPRGASAGVRVLLVDDNVDAATSGAALLEQLGHEVRVLHSAEAALAQFRQYAPAVAILDIGLPDMDGYALAAALRRAQGGAPLKLVALTGYGQKEDVERAAAAGFDLHLTKPASAEELERAASVTG; this is translated from the coding sequence GCATCCACGCGGCCAGCCAGTATCAACTGCGGGAACAGGAAAGATCGATGCTCGACCTGGCGCGCGCGCTGTCGAGCGCGGCCGACGCCGAACTCGACGCCTCGGTCGCCATGCTCGCCAGCGCCGCGCGCGCACCCACCTTGATGGCCGGCGACATCGACGGTTTCTATGATGTCGCGTTCGGGCTGGCGGAGGCCCAGGCCGAATGGCAAGCTTTGATTCTGACGGACGACAAGGGCAACGTGCTGTTCAATACTGCGGCGAGGCGGGGCGCGGCGCCGCCCAGGGTGGTCGATACCGAAAGCCTGAAACGGGTGCTGGCCACGCGCCAGCCGGTGGTGGGCCACATCCTGCGAGGGTCACGGGGCCGCGCGGCGTTCCCGGTGCGCATTCCGGTGATCGACGACGATGGCGCGCTGTACACGCTCACCGCCGTGATCCGGCCCGACCGCATCGTGCAGATGATCCAGCGCCAGAGCATGCCGGAGGGCTCGGTCATCTCCATTATCGACGCCGCCGGCAAGATCGTGGCGCGCTCGCGCAACCACGAAGGCGCGGTGGCCGGCGCGCCCAGCGCCTCGCTGATGCAACTGATCGGCAGCGCCAAGTCCGAAAACGTCGGCACCGCCACCACGCTCGAGGGCGACGAGGTGGTCTCGGCCTACACCACCTTGTCGCATTACGGCTGGACGGTGGTGGTGGGGCAGCCGGCCGAGCAGTTGCGCACGGCCGCCTACCAGCGCCTGGCCGTCTACGGCGCCGGCATCCTGATCTCGCTGGGCGTCTGCATCGGCATCGCCTCGCTGCTGTCGGCGCGCATCGTCACCACCATCAAAGGGCTGCAAACGGGAGCGGCGGCGCTGGGCACCGGCGCCCCGGTCACCGTGGTGCCGTCGCGCATCGCCGAATTCCAGTTGATCGGCGCGGCGCTGGAGGAGGCCGAGCGCCAGCGCGCCGCGCAGGAGCGCGAGCGGGCGCTGCTGCTCGATTCGCTGCAGCGGGCGATGGAAAACCAGGAGGCGGCGCTGACGCGGGCGCGCGAGGCGGGCCGCGCCAAGGACGAGTTCCTCGCCGTGCTGGGCCACGAATTGCGCAACCCGCTCAGCCCCATCGTCACCTCGCTCGACCTGATGGACATGCGCGACGAGCCGGGCGCGCGGCGCGAACGCGCCGTGATGCGGCGCCAGACCAACCACCTGCGGCGGCTGGTCGACGACTTGCTCGACGTCTCGCGCATCACCTCGGGCAAGCTGCGCATCGACGCCAGACAGGTCAATTTCGCCGACGTGGTGCGGCACGCGGTGGCCGCTTCGCCGCAACCGGTGACGCTGTCGGCGCCGCCGGCGCTGTGGGTGCGCGGCGACGACAGCCGCCTGACCCAGGTGCTCAACAACCTGCTGTCGAACGCGGTGCGCTTCGGCAGCGACGACACGCGCGTCTCGCTGGCGGCCGACGGCGGCCAGGCGCGCCTGGTGGTCAGCGACAACGGCATCGGCATGGGCCGCGACCTGCTGGCGCGGGTGTTCGAACCGTTCATGCAGGCGCCGCAGACCTTGGAGCGCCGCACCGGCGGGCTGGGACTGGGGCTGGCGATCGTGCGCAAGCTGGTCGAGCTGCACGGGGGCGCCGTCACGGCCGACAGCGACGGTACGGGCCGGGGCAGCCGCTTCGAGGTGGTGCTGCCGCTGAGCGAGGCGGCGGCCGATGCGCCGCAGGACGCGCCGCGCGGCGCCAGCGCCGGGGTGCGCGTGCTGCTGGTGGACGACAACGTCGACGCCGCCACGTCCGGCGCGGCGCTGCTCGAACAGCTGGGCCACGAGGTGCGCGTGCTGCACAGCGCGGAGGCGGCGCTGGCGCAGTTCCGCCAGTACGCGCCGGCGGTGGCCATCCTCGACATAGGCCTGCCGGACATGGACGGCTACGCGCTGGCGGCGGCGCTGCGGCGCGCGCAGGGCGGCGCGCCGTTGAAGCTGGTGGCGCTGACCGGGTACGGGCAGAAGGAGGATGTCGAACGGGCCGCCGCGGCCGGGTTCGACCTGCACCTGACCAAGCCGGCCAGCGCCGAGGAGCTCGAGCGGGCGGCCAGCGTGACCGGGTGA